In Streptomyces sp. SID8374, one genomic interval encodes:
- a CDS encoding amino acid permease, whose protein sequence is MHEAPPTPSGAPATPAEPLEHGLKQRHLTMLGLGGVIGAGLFVGSGAGIAVAGPAIVVSYLIAGALAMLVMRMLGEMSAAMPASGSFSVHAERTLGRWAGFSVGWLYWFLLVVVLAVEATAAAQIAHGWVPAVEPWAWVLLFMVVFTAANLTAVKNFGEFEFWFASLKVGAIVVFLGLGVLAVLGWLPDTDPVGMTNLTGQGGFLPNGWSGVVAGVLTVVFAFGGLEVVTIAAAETDDPARAVGRAVRSAVVRILFFYVGSMLVIVTVLPWTAQQAGLSPYVKVLDSIGVPSAGQIMNIVVFVALLSALNANLYGSSRMVFSLAERGEAPRGLLKVSGGSPGKAGGVPRRAVLASVAFGFVSVLLNLLWPDTVFLYMLNSVGAVLLFVWALIAASQLRLRARLEREAPGALALRMWCFPYLTWLTLAGLLGVLLLMLTDADARPQVLWSAGATALVLLVAVGRQWRERKRSATTGR, encoded by the coding sequence ATGCACGAGGCTCCCCCCACCCCGTCCGGGGCTCCCGCGACCCCCGCCGAGCCCCTCGAACACGGGCTGAAGCAGCGTCACCTCACGATGCTCGGGCTCGGCGGGGTGATCGGGGCCGGGCTGTTCGTGGGGTCGGGTGCCGGGATCGCCGTGGCGGGGCCCGCCATCGTCGTCTCGTATCTGATCGCGGGCGCGCTCGCGATGCTGGTGATGCGGATGCTCGGCGAGATGTCCGCCGCGATGCCCGCCTCCGGCTCCTTCTCCGTGCACGCGGAGCGGACGCTCGGACGGTGGGCCGGGTTCAGCGTGGGCTGGCTGTACTGGTTCCTGCTGGTGGTGGTCCTCGCCGTGGAGGCGACGGCCGCCGCGCAGATCGCCCACGGGTGGGTGCCGGCGGTCGAACCGTGGGCGTGGGTGCTGCTGTTCATGGTCGTGTTCACCGCCGCCAACCTGACGGCGGTGAAGAACTTCGGCGAGTTCGAGTTCTGGTTCGCCTCCTTGAAGGTCGGCGCGATCGTCGTCTTCCTGGGGCTCGGGGTGCTGGCCGTCCTCGGGTGGCTCCCGGACACCGACCCGGTCGGGATGACCAACCTGACCGGGCAGGGCGGCTTCCTGCCGAACGGCTGGAGCGGGGTCGTGGCGGGTGTGCTGACCGTGGTCTTCGCCTTCGGCGGCCTGGAGGTCGTCACCATCGCCGCCGCCGAGACCGACGACCCGGCGCGCGCGGTGGGGCGGGCGGTGCGCAGTGCGGTGGTGCGCATCCTCTTCTTCTACGTCGGTTCCATGCTGGTCATCGTCACCGTGCTGCCGTGGACCGCCCAGCAGGCCGGGCTGAGCCCGTATGTGAAGGTGCTGGACTCGATCGGGGTGCCGTCCGCCGGGCAGATCATGAACATCGTGGTGTTCGTGGCGCTGCTCTCGGCGCTCAACGCCAATCTGTACGGGTCCTCGCGGATGGTGTTCTCGCTGGCGGAGCGCGGGGAGGCGCCGCGCGGGCTGCTGAAGGTGTCGGGCGGCTCTCCGGGGAAGGCGGGCGGGGTTCCCCGGCGGGCGGTGCTGGCGTCGGTGGCCTTCGGCTTCGTCTCCGTACTGCTCAATCTGCTCTGGCCGGACACCGTGTTCCTCTACATGCTCAACTCGGTCGGCGCGGTGCTGCTGTTCGTCTGGGCGCTGATCGCCGCCTCCCAACTGCGGCTGCGCGCCCGGCTGGAGCGGGAGGCGCCGGGGGCGCTGGCGCTGCGGATGTGGTGCTTCCCGTATCTGACCTGGCTGACGCTGGCAGGGTTGCTGGGGGTGCTGCTGCTGATGCTGACGGACGCCGACGCGCGGCCGCAGGTGCTGTGGTCGGCGGGGGCGACGGCGCTGGTGCTGCTGGTGGCGGTGGGGCGCCAGTGGCGGGAGCGCAAGAGGTCGGCTACCACCGGCCGGTAG